In Chitinispirillales bacterium ANBcel5, a genomic segment contains:
- a CDS encoding UTP--glucose-1-phosphate uridylyltransferase: MPDATIVKSTMFSEKMKREKLPDSVIDTFLHYFIQLEKGSSGLIPEDKITPLSQSEIKNLEEIKNWDTIGKNALKNCVIIKLNGGLGTTMGLKKAKSLIPVKSSYSFMDITAKQIEYLNSRFNTAIPLLLMNSFKTEEDSLNLLEKYDRIKTDIPFSFLQHKFPKIQCSTLTPASWSQNPSLEWNPPGHGDLYTAFITSNILDKLIESGYKYAFVSNIDNLGASLDTSILGYFSANGYSFMMEVTDRTFMDRKGGHLAKHKNGHLLLRESAQCPDSDKEYFMDIDRHRFFNTNNLWLNLVSLREVLRKRHNFLELPLIVNTKNLDPRDKKSPKVFQIETAMGSAISVFDNATALRVPRSRFAPVKSCEDLLLLWSDYYLLTEDIKIVQNPQRKATHVDINLDPRFYSRIDQLQSRFPNGAPSLLECESLTIKGDVTFGANIKVFGSVIIQNDSDRAIEIKDNTIIDRDLTF, from the coding sequence GTGCCTGACGCAACTATTGTCAAAAGTACAATGTTTTCAGAAAAAATGAAGAGGGAAAAACTACCCGACTCAGTTATCGATACTTTCCTGCATTATTTTATTCAGTTGGAAAAAGGAAGTAGCGGTCTTATACCAGAAGATAAGATTACACCTCTTTCTCAGAGTGAAATTAAAAATCTTGAAGAGATAAAAAATTGGGACACTATTGGTAAGAACGCGCTCAAAAATTGTGTCATCATTAAGCTGAATGGTGGCCTTGGAACCACCATGGGGCTTAAAAAAGCAAAATCGCTTATACCTGTAAAGTCCAGCTATAGTTTTATGGACATAACCGCAAAACAGATTGAGTATCTTAACTCAAGGTTCAATACCGCTATACCCTTGCTCTTAATGAACAGTTTCAAAACTGAAGAAGATTCACTAAATCTTCTTGAAAAATATGATCGAATTAAAACTGATATACCATTTTCCTTTTTACAGCACAAATTTCCAAAAATTCAATGCTCTACTCTCACCCCGGCTTCCTGGTCACAAAACCCCTCATTGGAATGGAACCCTCCAGGACACGGTGACCTGTACACTGCTTTTATTACTTCAAACATTTTAGATAAGCTCATCGAATCCGGATACAAATATGCATTTGTCTCAAATATAGACAACTTAGGGGCCTCTCTTGACACTTCAATTTTAGGCTACTTTAGCGCAAATGGTTATTCCTTTATGATGGAAGTTACTGACAGAACATTTATGGACCGCAAAGGTGGTCATCTGGCAAAGCATAAAAATGGTCATCTTCTACTTAGGGAATCTGCACAGTGTCCCGATAGTGATAAAGAGTATTTTATGGATATTGATCGTCACCGTTTTTTCAATACTAATAATCTTTGGCTAAATCTTGTTTCTTTAAGAGAAGTACTGAGAAAAAGACATAACTTTCTTGAATTACCTCTCATTGTTAATACTAAAAATCTTGACCCCAGAGATAAAAAATCACCTAAAGTCTTCCAGATAGAAACTGCAATGGGCTCTGCGATTTCAGTTTTTGATAATGCCACCGCATTACGAGTTCCACGCTCCCGTTTTGCTCCTGTAAAAAGCTGTGAAGATCTGCTTTTACTATGGTCAGATTATTACCTGCTAACAGAAGATATAAAAATAGTACAAAATCCGCAACGGAAAGCTACGCATGTAGATATAAATCTCGACCCTCGTTTCTACAGCCGAATCGATCAACTCCAATCACGGTTTCCCAATGGAGCACCATCTCTTCTGGAGTGTGAATCTTTAACAATCAAAGGTGATGTTACTTTTGGAGCAAATATAAAGGTATTTGGATCGGTTATTATACAAAACGACTCTGATAGAGCAATAGAGATTAAAGATAATACAATTATAGATAGAGATCTTACTTTCTAA
- a CDS encoding bifunctional alpha,alpha-trehalose-phosphate synthase (UDP-forming)/trehalose-phosphatase produces the protein MKRIVLVSNRLPITAEKKKGQIHYTTSVGGLATGLDSFHQSNKCLWIGWPGLKGDRIMAPEKEKIRTHLYQHNCIPVFLTRSDIEKFYDGFSNKTIWPLFHYFPQHTFYETDLWKSYVHVNELFADAVLEHARDDDVIWVHDYQLMLLPALLREKLPNATIGFFLHIPFPSLEIFRLLPWRNELLTGLLGADLIGFHTYDYIRHFLNSVRRLLGHEYTFSQISYGSRLVKADVFPMGIDYKRFSSVGSDPEVKKEITSIREKTGDRALIIAIDRLDYTKGILQRLSAFDLFLDRNPDMKEKVTMILVEVPSRTAVESYRQLKRDIDESIGRINGKHGSLGWAPVLNLYRTLPFSTLCALYQTCDVALVTPLRDGMNLVAKEYVATKKENSGVLILSEMAGAAREMGEAIVVNPNNIDEIAAAIKEALCMEKEEQVNRIALMQQRLTRYDVRRWAHDFVSRLEQTRHLREKLQSHRLSKKMRDKLISEAANSSKALLMLDYDGTLVPHSSKPHKSIPGEKLLQLLNRLTDFSGYDVAIVSGRNKETLERWFGKTNVILCAEHGVWIKKPSDKWEILEPQENNWKKELKPLLELFTDRTPGSVLEEKDYSLAFHFRNTDPELAALRVSELKDAILDQVSNLNLGIIEGNKVIEIKNAGINKGTVGLKLLQLKDWDFTLAIGDDETDEYLFSVLPKETWSIKVGMNPTRARFGVESIKEVKELLEILSKIEQSCSSDSKKLTEV, from the coding sequence ATGAAAAGAATAGTTCTGGTTTCCAACCGATTACCCATAACAGCAGAAAAAAAGAAGGGTCAAATTCACTATACAACCAGTGTAGGCGGATTGGCTACAGGTCTTGATTCTTTCCACCAAAGTAATAAATGTTTATGGATTGGTTGGCCCGGGCTTAAGGGTGATCGAATTATGGCCCCTGAGAAAGAAAAAATACGTACTCATCTCTACCAACACAATTGCATTCCTGTCTTCCTTACACGCTCTGATATTGAAAAGTTTTATGACGGTTTTTCAAACAAAACCATTTGGCCATTATTTCATTATTTTCCTCAACATACTTTTTATGAAACAGACCTTTGGAAATCTTATGTTCATGTAAATGAGTTGTTTGCTGATGCAGTTCTTGAGCATGCACGCGATGATGATGTAATATGGGTTCATGATTATCAGTTGATGCTATTACCTGCGCTACTTAGAGAAAAATTACCGAATGCAACCATTGGTTTTTTCCTTCATATACCTTTCCCATCTCTTGAAATTTTTCGCTTGTTACCCTGGCGAAATGAGTTGCTTACAGGTCTACTTGGAGCAGATCTCATTGGTTTTCACACGTATGATTACATCAGACACTTTCTAAACAGTGTAAGACGTCTTCTTGGACATGAGTATACGTTTTCTCAAATTTCCTATGGAAGCCGTCTTGTGAAAGCAGATGTGTTCCCGATGGGAATAGACTATAAACGGTTTTCTTCTGTCGGATCTGACCCTGAAGTTAAAAAAGAAATTACTTCTATACGAGAAAAAACAGGAGATCGTGCCCTCATTATTGCTATAGATCGCCTTGATTATACAAAGGGTATTCTGCAAAGACTCTCTGCTTTTGATCTTTTCCTGGATCGTAACCCTGATATGAAAGAGAAGGTTACAATGATCCTGGTTGAAGTCCCATCAAGAACAGCAGTAGAATCTTATCGCCAGCTAAAGAGAGATATCGATGAGAGCATAGGGAGAATAAATGGTAAACACGGTTCGCTTGGATGGGCTCCTGTACTTAATCTCTACAGAACCCTTCCCTTTTCCACACTCTGTGCACTATACCAAACCTGTGATGTAGCACTTGTGACCCCACTGCGTGATGGCATGAATTTGGTCGCCAAAGAGTATGTGGCTACTAAAAAAGAGAATAGCGGGGTGTTAATTCTCAGTGAAATGGCTGGTGCCGCAAGAGAGATGGGTGAAGCTATAGTGGTTAACCCAAACAATATTGATGAAATTGCCGCTGCTATAAAAGAAGCTCTCTGCATGGAAAAGGAAGAACAGGTTAACAGAATCGCTCTTATGCAACAGCGACTTACCCGATACGATGTTAGAAGGTGGGCTCATGATTTTGTAAGCAGATTAGAACAAACCCGTCACTTAAGAGAAAAACTTCAGTCACATCGACTTTCCAAAAAAATGCGTGACAAGCTTATTTCTGAAGCAGCCAATAGCTCAAAAGCACTGTTAATGCTTGACTATGATGGTACACTGGTACCTCATTCTAGTAAACCACATAAGTCAATACCCGGTGAAAAACTACTTCAACTACTTAACCGCCTCACTGACTTTTCCGGATATGATGTAGCAATTGTCAGTGGTCGAAACAAAGAAACTCTTGAACGCTGGTTTGGTAAAACTAACGTTATACTTTGCGCTGAGCATGGAGTATGGATCAAAAAACCTTCTGATAAGTGGGAAATACTTGAACCGCAGGAAAATAACTGGAAAAAAGAACTTAAACCTCTCCTTGAACTTTTCACTGATCGTACACCCGGATCAGTCCTGGAAGAGAAGGATTACTCTCTTGCATTCCATTTCAGAAACACCGATCCTGAACTGGCTGCTTTAAGGGTAAGCGAATTAAAGGATGCTATTCTCGATCAGGTTTCTAATCTCAATTTGGGAATTATTGAGGGAAATAAAGTAATTGAGATTAAAAATGCAGGTATAAACAAAGGCACTGTCGGACTTAAACTTCTTCAGCTTAAAGATTGGGATTTTACCCTGGCAATTGGCGATGATGAGACAGACGAATACCTCTTTTCTGTACTCCCTAAAGAAACGTGGAGCATAAAGGTCGGAATGAATCCAACGAGGGCACGTTTTGGAGTTGAATCGATCAAAGAGGTGAAAGAATTACTTGAAATACTTAGCAAAATCGAGCAAAGCTGCTCCTCTGATTCTAAAAAACTCACAGAGGTATAA
- the greA gene encoding transcription elongation factor GreA yields the protein MEKTYVTNEGFEKLRSELEYLKTTRRREIAKQLDYARSFGDLRENAEYEAAKHALQLNEIRINELEMKVSNAEIISKDSVVTDKVVIGTKVLLWDFDFDEEVEYEITGTEEADPSTGKISVNSPVASALLGHGVGEQIEVKAPRGSMKFEIKKISR from the coding sequence ATGGAAAAAACATATGTAACCAACGAAGGTTTTGAAAAACTAAGATCTGAATTAGAGTACCTTAAAACCACACGTCGTCGTGAAATAGCAAAGCAACTTGATTATGCTCGTTCCTTTGGCGACTTAAGAGAAAATGCAGAGTACGAAGCAGCGAAGCATGCTCTTCAACTCAATGAAATTCGCATAAATGAGCTTGAAATGAAGGTATCAAATGCAGAAATCATAAGTAAAGATTCTGTGGTAACCGATAAAGTAGTAATTGGTACCAAGGTGCTGCTCTGGGACTTTGATTTCGATGAAGAAGTTGAGTATGAGATAACCGGTACTGAAGAAGCAGATCCGTCTACTGGTAAGATATCAGTCAACTCTCCAGTTGCCAGTGCATTACTTGGTCACGGAGTTGGCGAACAGATAGAAGTTAAAGCACCTCGGGGCTCAATGAAATTTGAAATTAAAAAAATCTCCCGCTGA